The Cytobacillus oceanisediminis genomic interval TGTGGTGCTGCCAGTTGAAACGCCTACAGGCGATGAAGAAAAAGTGATTCCGTTGTCTTCATCAAATGAAAACCCGAAAGATAAACCACCGATAGGTTGTTTATTATTTTTTTCTCCTTCTAGTGATTCACTCATATCTTCGAATTCTTTCTGAACATCTCTCTGCTTTTCAGTATTTTTATCCCCAAATAATTTGCTTAAAATTCTCATTTCAATAGCCTCTTTCTAATTTAATAGATAAGACAACCTGTGCTCAGACTTCACTTATGGACTGATAAAAAATGAAATTATGGTCAATGATAGAGAGAGACACCCCCATATAATTGTTGATTCGTATCTTTGGATATTTTCACTCACCCGTGTCCTCACAATAGGTTGGCGGAGGGCACTCCATATTACCGTATATAGTTTCCCTCTGGTCTGAAAAAGGAACGTTGGGATCATATTCGTCCGAGTTTATTTTGTTTCTTTCTTCCTCTGGCAATTCAAAAGATGCATCTGTTGATTCATAGCCTATTTTTGTATACAATTCTTGTCTGGCCAGACCAATGTCATTTTCCAAAATAACATTAAGCTGCGCAACAAAATTATTGCTCATTGGAGTTTGAACCTTTTGCAAAGCCAAGTGAAGTTTATCAGCTTTTAGCAAAGTATCATTAAAATCCTGAATCAAAGCCTGATCCTCTGGTACTTTCAAATTTCTAACCACTTGCAATCTTTGAAAAATGTCATTTAGCCGGTTTTGTGTATCAGCTATATCCGTTTGTTTTACCCCCGTCA includes:
- a CDS encoding membrane lipoprotein lipid attachment site-containing protein, encoding MKKYAFIISLILILAGCTPSLSGEDKSEGRKATVTSENSEAQEKQTEKVPKQQEQAVEPTKAVTEEEKNIFKETVNTHLNGVALLAEEQVKMYEKYVLLNGLTGVKQTDIADTQNRLNDIFQRLQVVRNLKVPEDQALIQDFNDTLLKADKLHLALQKVQTPMSNNFVAQLNVILENDIGLARQELYTKIGYESTDASFELPEEERNKINSDEYDPNVPFSDQRETIYGNMECPPPTYCEDTGE